From one Bacteroides intestinalis DSM 17393 genomic stretch:
- a CDS encoding SusC/RagA family TonB-linked outer membrane protein, producing the protein MKRNLNPPMKRALRLKNLFLTACFLLIGTAAFSQEHTVTGVVTDSFKEPLIGVSIVVQGTNTGVVTGLDGDYSIQVPADATLEFSYVGMEKQSIKVGNRNVINVQMKEDSQMLAETVVIGYGSAKKRDLTGSITNIKGDEIANKPVANPLSALQGKVAGVQIINSGKAGADPEIRVRGTNSINGYKPLYVVDGLFNDNINFLNPQDIESMEILKDPSSLAIFGVRGANGVIIITTKKAKEGQTRVNINGSFGFKAITNKIAMVDADGFKLLYNEQLRNEGNPEYDFSDWTGNTNWQDEIFQTGFITNNNISITGASDKHSFYLGAGYAYEQGNIKHEKYSKITLNISNDYKVTDNFKVGFQFNGARMLPADSKSVATALRAAPVAEVYNKEYGLYTSLPGFQKAQMNNPMVDVDLKANTTKAENYRGSGNIYGQWDFLKHFQFKAMFSLDYASNSTRTYTPIIKVYDASAEGDIATLGTGKTGVTQAKETEMKVQSDYLLTYTNSWGDHSLTATAGFTTYYNKLENLNAGRTQGVGLIIPDNPDKWYVSIGDAATATNGSTQWERSTVSVLARILYNYKGKYLFNGSYRRDGSSAFSYTGNQWQNFYSVGLGWLMSEEEWMKGIEWLDMLKLKGSWGTLGNQNLDRAYPAEPLLTNAYSAVFGTPSAIYPGYQLAYLPNPNLRWEKVEAWEVGAEANFFRNRLHFEGVYYKKKTKDLLAEVPGISGTVPGIGNLGSIENLGVELALSWRDQIGDWNYNVGANLTTIKNKVLSLVQDGYSIIAGDKSQSYTMAGYPIGYFYGYKVEGVYQTQEEIDNSPKNKLATVTPGDLKFKDVNGDGEITTADRTMIGNPTPDITYGITLGVGYKNWELAVDMMGQGGNQIYRTWDNYNWSQFNFMAQRMDRWHGEGTSNTQPLLNTKHSINNMNSEYYIEDGSFFRIRNVSLAYNFDKALISKIGMQALKLYVNIQNLKTWKHNTGYTPELGGSAIAFGVDDGSYPMPAIYTFGFNLTF; encoded by the coding sequence ATGAAGAGAAACCTGAACCCTCCTATGAAGAGAGCCCTAAGGCTTAAAAATCTATTCTTGACGGCATGTTTCCTGTTGATAGGCACTGCCGCATTCTCCCAGGAACACACTGTAACAGGTGTTGTTACCGATTCATTTAAAGAACCGTTGATTGGTGTATCCATAGTGGTACAAGGAACCAACACCGGTGTAGTGACCGGACTGGATGGCGATTACTCGATCCAAGTTCCTGCAGATGCTACCCTCGAATTCTCATACGTAGGTATGGAGAAGCAAAGCATCAAGGTAGGCAACCGCAATGTCATCAATGTACAAATGAAAGAAGACTCGCAAATGCTCGCCGAAACAGTCGTCATCGGCTATGGTAGCGCAAAAAAACGCGACCTGACAGGATCTATCACCAATATCAAAGGGGATGAGATTGCCAACAAACCGGTTGCCAACCCACTGTCCGCCCTGCAAGGTAAAGTGGCCGGAGTACAAATCATCAACTCCGGCAAGGCTGGTGCCGACCCGGAAATCCGTGTACGCGGTACAAACTCCATCAATGGTTACAAGCCATTGTACGTAGTAGACGGCCTGTTCAATGACAACATCAACTTCTTGAATCCACAGGACATTGAGTCTATGGAAATTCTGAAAGACCCGTCTTCACTTGCCATCTTCGGTGTGCGTGGTGCTAACGGTGTCATCATCATCACCACCAAGAAAGCTAAAGAAGGACAGACCCGTGTAAACATCAATGGTTCATTTGGCTTTAAAGCCATTACCAACAAGATTGCAATGGTGGATGCAGATGGCTTCAAGTTGCTGTATAACGAACAATTAAGAAATGAAGGTAATCCGGAATACGATTTTTCCGACTGGACAGGCAACACCAACTGGCAGGATGAAATATTCCAGACCGGATTCATCACTAACAACAACATCAGCATCACAGGTGCTTCCGACAAACATAGCTTCTACCTCGGTGCGGGCTATGCTTACGAACAAGGAAACATCAAGCATGAGAAGTATAGCAAAATCACACTGAACATCAGCAATGATTATAAAGTAACAGACAACTTTAAAGTAGGTTTCCAATTCAACGGTGCACGTATGTTACCGGCCGATTCAAAGAGTGTTGCCACTGCCTTGCGTGCAGCTCCGGTGGCAGAGGTATATAATAAGGAATATGGTTTATATACCTCCCTTCCCGGATTCCAGAAAGCACAAATGAATAACCCGATGGTGGACGTTGACTTGAAAGCGAACACTACAAAAGCGGAGAACTACCGTGGTTCGGGCAATATATACGGGCAATGGGACTTCCTGAAACATTTCCAGTTCAAAGCCATGTTCTCACTGGATTATGCATCGAACAGCACACGGACTTATACGCCGATTATTAAAGTGTATGATGCCAGTGCCGAAGGTGATATAGCTACACTGGGCACCGGCAAGACCGGAGTCACCCAGGCCAAAGAAACGGAAATGAAAGTGCAGAGCGACTATCTGTTGACCTACACCAATTCATGGGGTGATCACAGCCTGACAGCCACCGCCGGTTTCACAACCTATTACAATAAACTTGAAAACCTGAATGCCGGACGCACGCAAGGCGTAGGTCTGATCATTCCGGACAATCCCGACAAATGGTATGTAAGTATCGGCGATGCCGCCACTGCTACCAATGGTAGTACACAATGGGAACGTTCTACAGTATCTGTACTGGCACGTATTCTCTATAATTATAAAGGCAAGTACCTGTTCAACGGTTCCTACCGCCGCGACGGTTCTTCCGCTTTCTCTTATACAGGAAACCAATGGCAGAATTTCTATTCCGTAGGTCTGGGTTGGCTGATGAGCGAAGAGGAATGGATGAAAGGTATCGAATGGCTGGATATGTTGAAACTGAAAGGATCATGGGGTACGCTGGGTAACCAGAACCTGGATAGAGCCTATCCGGCGGAGCCTTTGCTGACCAATGCCTACTCCGCAGTATTCGGTACTCCGTCCGCCATTTATCCGGGCTATCAGCTTGCCTATCTGCCTAACCCGAACCTGCGTTGGGAAAAAGTAGAAGCATGGGAAGTAGGTGCCGAAGCCAACTTCTTCCGCAACCGCCTGCACTTTGAAGGTGTATATTACAAGAAGAAAACAAAAGACCTGCTGGCAGAAGTTCCCGGTATTTCAGGAACCGTGCCGGGCATCGGTAACCTGGGGTCTATCGAAAACCTGGGTGTGGAACTTGCACTGAGTTGGCGCGACCAGATCGGCGACTGGAATTATAACGTCGGAGCCAACCTGACTACCATTAAGAATAAGGTATTGAGCCTTGTACAAGATGGATACTCCATCATTGCCGGAGATAAGAGCCAAAGTTATACAATGGCAGGTTATCCTATCGGTTACTTCTATGGTTACAAAGTAGAAGGTGTTTACCAGACTCAGGAAGAGATTGATAATTCACCGAAGAATAAGCTTGCAACGGTCACTCCGGGTGACTTGAAGTTCAAGGATGTGAACGGTGACGGTGAAATCACCACAGCCGACCGTACCATGATCGGTAATCCGACACCGGATATTACTTATGGTATTACTCTCGGAGTAGGTTACAAAAACTGGGAGTTGGCAGTAGACATGATGGGACAAGGCGGCAATCAGATTTACCGTACCTGGGATAACTATAACTGGAGCCAGTTCAACTTCATGGCACAACGCATGGACCGTTGGCATGGAGAGGGTACCAGCAATACCCAGCCGTTGCTGAATACGAAACACAGCATCAACAATATGAATTCTGAATACTATATAGAAGACGGCTCGTTCTTCCGCATCCGCAACGTATCATTGGCTTACAACTTTGACAAGGCGTTGATTTCCAAGATCGGTATGCAGGCACTGAAACTCTATGTGAATATTCAGAATCTGAAAACGTGGAAACATAACACCGGATATACACCTGAACTGGGTGGCTCGGCCATTGCCTTCGGGGTGGATGACGGAAGTTATCCGATGCCGGCGATTTATACGTTCGGGTTTAATCTGACGTTCTAA
- a CDS encoding RagB/SusD family nutrient uptake outer membrane protein yields the protein MKIKKYILSLLIGATALSFSSCNDFLDRDPLGQFTEDDAPNALVGGKIFNVYYLMRSYDITAGIPAFMVHMVRSEDSEKGSDAGDGGNEAAMWDDFEYTASNGPLAAYWGQNYKIIYQCNEILDDIANSDHKDDTESIRNRGEALFFRAYCYFNLVRAFGEVPLVTIKVVEASDANVPKTTAEKIYEQIDKDLTEAEKCLPLRWDSDYTGRLTWGAARSLHARTYMMRNDWENMYTASTDVVNSGIYNLNTPVDKVFTVEGENCGESIFELQCESTDAMKEDGSIGSQFCQVQGVRGAGNWDLGWGWHMATTLMGKAYEPGDPRKDATLLYFRRSDEEPITPENTNKPYGESPVSTAMGAYFNKKAYTDPTLRRKYTRMGFWVNIRLIRYPDVLLMAAESANEKGLMGEASGYLEQVRAHARGTLTNVLPKVESLDQSVLREAIRHERRVELGLEPDRFYDLVRWGIAQEVLQAAGKNYQPKNALLPLPQTEIDKSNGVLVQNPDY from the coding sequence ATGAAGATAAAGAAATATATCCTATCCCTGCTGATTGGCGCGACCGCCCTCTCATTCAGTTCCTGCAATGACTTTCTGGACCGCGACCCGTTAGGCCAGTTCACGGAAGACGACGCCCCCAACGCCCTTGTAGGCGGAAAAATATTCAACGTTTACTACCTGATGCGTTCGTATGACATCACCGCAGGTATCCCCGCTTTCATGGTACACATGGTTCGCAGCGAGGATTCAGAAAAGGGCAGTGATGCCGGCGACGGCGGTAACGAAGCTGCCATGTGGGATGATTTTGAGTACACAGCCTCCAACGGCCCGTTAGCCGCTTACTGGGGGCAGAACTACAAAATCATCTACCAATGTAATGAGATTCTGGACGACATCGCCAACAGCGACCATAAGGACGACACCGAATCCATCCGCAACCGTGGTGAAGCCCTCTTCTTCCGTGCTTACTGCTACTTCAACCTGGTACGTGCCTTTGGTGAAGTGCCTCTGGTGACCATCAAAGTAGTGGAAGCCTCCGATGCCAACGTCCCCAAAACCACTGCCGAGAAGATATACGAACAGATTGACAAAGACCTGACCGAAGCCGAAAAGTGCCTGCCCTTGAGATGGGACAGCGACTACACGGGACGGCTCACCTGGGGTGCCGCACGTTCCCTGCACGCACGTACCTACATGATGCGTAACGACTGGGAAAATATGTACACTGCTTCTACGGATGTCGTTAATTCCGGAATCTATAACCTGAATACTCCGGTAGATAAAGTCTTCACCGTAGAAGGTGAGAATTGCGGCGAAAGTATCTTCGAACTGCAATGCGAATCTACCGACGCTATGAAGGAAGACGGCAGCATCGGCAGCCAGTTCTGCCAGGTACAGGGTGTACGCGGAGCAGGCAACTGGGACTTGGGCTGGGGTTGGCACATGGCCACCACCCTGATGGGTAAAGCTTACGAACCGGGCGATCCGCGTAAAGATGCGACGCTACTCTATTTCCGCCGTAGCGATGAAGAGCCCATCACTCCGGAGAATACGAACAAGCCTTATGGTGAATCGCCCGTATCCACCGCCATGGGTGCTTACTTCAATAAGAAAGCGTACACCGACCCAACCCTACGCCGCAAGTATACCCGCATGGGATTTTGGGTAAATATCCGTTTGATCCGCTATCCGGATGTCTTGTTGATGGCTGCTGAATCTGCCAATGAGAAAGGTTTAATGGGTGAAGCAAGCGGTTATCTGGAACAGGTACGTGCACACGCTCGCGGCACGCTGACCAATGTACTGCCTAAAGTTGAATCTTTGGATCAGAGTGTATTGCGTGAGGCTATCCGCCATGAACGCCGTGTAGAACTGGGATTAGAGCCCGACCGCTTCTATGACCTCGTACGTTGGGGCATCGCACAAGAAGTGCTTCAGGCTGCCGGTAAGAACTACCAGCCCAAGAATGCACTGTTACCATTGCCACAGACAGAAATAGATAAATCAAACGGTGTATTGGTGCAAAATCCCGATTATTAA